The Leptospira venezuelensis genome contains a region encoding:
- a CDS encoding glutamate-5-semialdehyde dehydrogenase, producing MIQRSAESIYVDELCKSAKDAYRQIRSIHTSQKNKVLEKLASALVSRKSEILKENLKDLEAGKSKGLSSALLDRLTLDEKRIQGLANAVLEIKALPDPVGETVRGTTLPNGIRLNTKRVPLGVVMVIYESRPNVTIDVGALSFKSGNACILRGGSEAIYSNTILAKIFQDCLKEEGLPPNAVTFVDRTEREYMIPFLKQTSYIDIVVPRGGEGLIRFVSENSLIPVVKHDKGVVNLYIDKSADPEKVLPIAINSKVQRPGVCNAAENLIIHSEYPYTKELLEGLASKGVQLLLDPRSLAIYPKGQAVKEEDYLEEFLDLRFSVKTVDKIEEAIEFIEATSSGHTEAIITEDISAANFFSRSLDSAAIFVNISTRFHDGGEFGLGAEVGISTGKLHVRGPMGLVHLTTTTTYAEGEGQVRG from the coding sequence ATGATCCAACGATCCGCAGAATCCATCTACGTAGACGAACTTTGTAAATCCGCGAAAGATGCTTATAGACAAATTCGATCCATCCATACTTCCCAAAAGAATAAGGTTTTGGAAAAACTAGCTTCTGCATTGGTCTCCCGAAAATCTGAAATTCTAAAAGAGAATCTTAAGGATCTAGAAGCAGGAAAATCAAAAGGATTGTCTTCCGCACTTTTGGACAGATTAACCTTGGATGAAAAAAGGATCCAAGGCCTCGCTAATGCAGTTTTAGAAATTAAGGCTCTTCCGGATCCAGTAGGCGAAACTGTAAGAGGAACTACCCTTCCAAATGGAATTCGTTTAAATACAAAAAGAGTTCCCTTAGGTGTGGTGATGGTAATCTACGAATCCAGACCAAATGTTACGATTGATGTGGGAGCTTTATCTTTCAAATCAGGGAACGCATGTATTTTACGTGGCGGTTCAGAAGCGATCTACTCCAACACAATACTTGCAAAAATTTTCCAAGATTGTTTAAAAGAAGAAGGTCTGCCTCCGAATGCAGTAACCTTCGTAGATAGAACGGAAAGAGAATATATGATCCCTTTCCTAAAACAAACATCTTATATTGATATAGTAGTTCCTAGAGGCGGAGAAGGTCTCATCCGTTTTGTTTCGGAAAATTCTCTCATCCCTGTGGTAAAACATGATAAGGGAGTGGTGAATCTTTATATAGATAAATCAGCAGATCCTGAAAAAGTTTTACCGATCGCAATCAATTCCAAGGTGCAAAGACCTGGAGTTTGTAATGCTGCAGAAAACTTAATTATACATTCCGAATATCCTTATACGAAAGAATTATTAGAGGGCCTCGCATCTAAAGGTGTACAACTTCTTTTAGATCCGAGATCACTTGCGATCTATCCGAAAGGCCAAGCAGTTAAGGAAGAAGATTATCTAGAAGAATTTTTGGATCTAAGATTCTCCGTAAAAACAGTAGATAAGATAGAGGAAGCAATCGAATTTATTGAGGCAACAAGCTCAGGTCACACAGAAGCGATCATAACAGAAGACATTAGCGCTGCGAACTTTTTTAGTCGTTCCTTGGATTCTGCTGCGATCTTTGTGAATATCTCTACTCGTTTTCATGATGGAGGAGAATTCGGCCTCGGAGCGGAAGTAGGAATTTCAACAGGAAAACTGCACGTAAGAGGACCGATGGGACTTGTTCATCTTACAACAACCACTACATATGCGGAAGGAGAAGGACAGGTCCGAGGATAA
- the proB gene encoding glutamate 5-kinase, translating into MQMNRNDLNERIKTSNKIVIKIGSARLSGSEEEVNDFLFSLVSDIRYLRDLGKQVILVSSGAIARGRKLLSALSNPAEAGESLPEKQALAAMGQNRLVNLYDSFFSKVNLPIAQILFGVLDMENPEGFKNLKNTFGQLLNWGILPIVNENDSVATEEVKFGDNDVLSAIVSLIVEADLLIILTGVEGFLKDGKLIPFLEEVGKSELSQAGGPSGPGTGGMYTKLKAASISSEAGIPCGIIDGNLKNCVREFIETNTLGTLVVSNGKKKNFTEEEIKSILRAKRNGGQE; encoded by the coding sequence ATTCAGATGAATCGAAATGATCTGAACGAGAGAATTAAAACATCCAATAAAATAGTAATAAAGATAGGTTCCGCAAGACTTTCTGGCTCAGAAGAGGAAGTGAATGATTTCCTCTTTAGTCTGGTTTCGGACATACGCTACCTTAGAGATCTTGGAAAACAAGTGATCTTAGTTTCCTCCGGAGCGATCGCAAGAGGAAGAAAACTTTTATCCGCACTTTCCAACCCGGCAGAAGCTGGAGAATCTCTCCCCGAAAAGCAAGCTCTGGCTGCAATGGGCCAAAACCGCTTAGTGAACTTATACGATAGTTTTTTTTCTAAGGTTAATCTTCCTATCGCTCAGATTCTTTTCGGCGTCCTCGACATGGAGAATCCGGAAGGATTTAAAAATCTGAAAAATACTTTCGGACAACTTCTGAATTGGGGCATTCTACCGATTGTAAACGAGAACGATTCAGTCGCCACTGAAGAAGTAAAATTCGGAGATAACGACGTTCTTTCTGCGATCGTAAGTCTAATCGTAGAAGCAGATCTTTTGATCATTCTCACAGGTGTAGAAGGTTTTTTAAAAGACGGAAAACTGATCCCATTCTTGGAAGAAGTAGGAAAATCCGAACTTTCTCAAGCGGGAGGCCCAAGCGGCCCAGGTACAGGCGGAATGTATACCAAGCTAAAGGCAGCTTCTATCTCCAGCGAGGCAGGAATTCCTTGCGGAATCATAGATGGGAATCTCAAAAATTGCGTGCGTGAGTTTATAGAAACAAATACACTCGGGACATTGGTTGTCTCGAACGGTAAAAAGAAAAACTTTACGGAGGAGGAAATTAAATCCATTCTCCGAGCCAAACGTAACGGAGGTCAGGAATGA
- the rpmA gene encoding 50S ribosomal protein L27 → MAHKKGGGSSKNGRDSQSKRLGVKRFGGELVLAGNILVRQRGTRLNPGKNVGVGKDHTLYSLVEGHVKFEQVSKTKMQVSVYPK, encoded by the coding sequence ATGGCACATAAGAAAGGTGGCGGTTCATCCAAAAACGGACGCGATTCCCAATCCAAACGTCTTGGTGTAAAACGTTTCGGAGGAGAGTTGGTTTTAGCGGGCAATATTCTTGTTCGTCAAAGAGGAACCAGACTGAATCCAGGAAAAAACGTGGGTGTTGGTAAAGATCACACACTTTACTCTCTAGTAGAAGGTCACGTTAAATTTGAACAAGTTTCCAAAACTAAAATGCAAGTTTCCGTTTACCCGAAATAA
- the obgE gene encoding GTPase ObgE, translated as MEKFLDEVLIEVTAGHGGAGSMHFRREKYVEFGGPDGGDGGIGGNIIMRANLSMVTLDRYLTKRRFRAQDGFPGEGNERSGKKGEDLILFVPLGTQVFDEESGELLYDFVKDDGEFLVVKGGRGGKGNTHFKSSTHQTPKFSQPGEDGEYKHLRLSLKLLADVGIVGLPNAGKSTLLSKITEAHPKIAGYAFTTLAPNLGVVKRKGDIYRYTMADIPGIIEGASKGVGLGLSFLRHIERVKGILYVFDAAALDIIEDFKMLQAELRSYNPELLNRPHLIVLNKIDIWEDQSFTEELLKSVSSLGRVIPISAQEELNLEELLSVMDSTFFQKELEELHFNEEEHRENSDESK; from the coding sequence ATGGAAAAGTTTTTAGATGAAGTTTTGATCGAAGTTACCGCCGGACATGGTGGAGCCGGATCCATGCATTTCAGAAGAGAGAAGTATGTGGAATTCGGAGGACCTGATGGTGGTGACGGAGGAATTGGCGGTAATATAATTATGCGCGCCAATCTTTCCATGGTTACCTTAGATCGTTATCTTACTAAAAGAAGATTTAGAGCCCAGGACGGATTTCCTGGAGAAGGTAACGAAAGATCCGGCAAAAAGGGAGAAGATCTAATTCTTTTTGTCCCTCTCGGAACTCAAGTATTCGACGAAGAAAGCGGAGAACTACTTTACGATTTCGTAAAGGACGACGGAGAATTTCTGGTCGTCAAAGGTGGAAGAGGAGGAAAAGGGAATACCCATTTCAAATCTTCTACACACCAAACTCCTAAATTTTCTCAACCTGGAGAAGATGGAGAATACAAACATTTACGCCTAAGCCTCAAACTTCTGGCGGATGTAGGAATTGTAGGACTTCCTAACGCAGGCAAATCTACCCTACTCTCTAAAATTACGGAAGCTCACCCTAAGATTGCAGGATATGCGTTCACTACTCTTGCTCCCAACCTAGGCGTAGTTAAAAGAAAGGGAGATATCTACCGTTACACTATGGCGGATATTCCCGGGATTATAGAAGGCGCAAGTAAAGGTGTAGGCCTTGGACTTTCCTTTTTAAGACATATAGAAAGAGTAAAAGGTATATTATACGTTTTTGATGCAGCTGCATTAGATATTATAGAAGATTTCAAAATGCTTCAGGCAGAGTTGAGATCATATAATCCGGAACTTCTAAACCGACCGCATTTGATCGTTTTAAATAAAATAGATATCTGGGAAGACCAGAGTTTTACGGAAGAACTACTTAAGTCTGTTTCTTCTTTGGGAAGGGTGATCCCCATTTCTGCTCAAGAAGAACTTAATTTAGAAGAATTACTTTCCGTAATGGATTCCACTTTCTTCCAAAAAGAATTGGAAGAATTACATTTTAACGAAGAAGAACACCGGGAAAATTCAGATGAATCGAAATGA
- a CDS encoding ribosomal-processing cysteine protease Prp yields the protein MIRIKILRKGEEILGLESSGHASKMHGSKGQNLLCAAVGVLIQTLYLHLSKEGLAEEAVIGDGLLDFKIVSGKTTDLIVRTSFDLVKSGLVNLKEQYPSEIELIGE from the coding sequence TTGATCCGGATTAAGATACTCCGAAAAGGAGAAGAAATCCTTGGTTTGGAATCTTCCGGGCACGCTTCTAAGATGCACGGATCCAAAGGACAAAATCTTCTCTGCGCCGCTGTCGGAGTACTCATCCAAACTCTTTACTTACATTTAAGTAAAGAAGGTTTGGCGGAAGAAGCGGTAATCGGAGACGGACTCTTGGACTTCAAGATCGTCTCCGGAAAAACGACTGATCTAATTGTTCGTACGAGTTTCGATCTCGTGAAAAGTGGATTGGTCAACTTGAAGGAACAATATCCTTCAGAAATTGAACTCATAGGAGAATAA